TCAGGCTGTTGAAGTTAGCAACGGTTTTGATACCACGCAGGTTGGAGAGCGTCATAAAGCCCACCAGCAACACCACGAAAATCCACGACGGAATACCCGGCACCAGCGTTTCAAAATAGCTTTTTGCCAGCAGGATGTTGATCATCGGCATGAACAGGTAGTCCAGCAGTGATGACCAGCCGACCATAAAGCCAACATGTGGGCTGATGGCCTTCTGTGCATAGGTATAAGCGGAGCCCGCAGATGGGAAGCGGCGTACCAGCTTACCGTAGCTAATAGCAGTGAACAGAATGGCAATCAGCGCAAACGCATACGCTGTGGCGACGTGGCCGTCAGTCAGACCTGAAACGATGCCAAAGGTATCAAACAGGGTCATTGGCTGCATATATGCCAGGCCCATCATGACCACCGGGATCAAGGTCAGGGATTTTTTCAGATGTGCACGCTGCGGTGCGGCAGAGGTATTAAGCGACATTGTTCAGGCCCCCTACAGCAACAACCGGACTGGGTTGTACCACAGGGAAACTGCGCAAATTGCGACAGGAGGTGGGTTGATAAGCATTTGTGCTTACCGCAGCGCCGTAGTCATCACGAAAGCGAGAACCAGCCTGCGCTGGTGCAGTTGTAAACAGCCCCATCTTTGTATCCTCAAAATCTCACGCGCAACGCGTGTTTCAGTGTCTATCTATCCGGATGCGTGTCCGGCCTCGGTTAAATTATGGTGAAATCACTCTGCAAAAAATAACCGACGCGATAAGCGTCGGTTATGTTGGTATTTTGCAGGGCGCATATTTTGCCTTAATTACTGGCTTCAATACAAGATGTTGCCGCTATTCTTCCTGCGATCAAGCATTCTTCAGCATCCAGTCAATCTCGGTGGCGGTGATCAGCCGCTCAAACTGCATCAGTTCGTACTGTTTGCAGCTATGCCACACGGCACTGAAACGCTCCCCCAATATTTTTTGCAGCGGATAACTGTTCTCAAATTCATACAGCGCATCACTCTGCCGAATCGGCAGCGCCAGCCCCTCCGCCTCATGGCCATTGCCTTTCACCGGATGCGGTAACGGCAGTGGATTATCCAGACCATGCAGAATACCGGCAAGAATGGTTGACACCACGAGGTAAGGATTTGCATCGGCTCCGGCAACCCGATATTCCACGCGATGATTTTCCACATCGCCGCAGGGAATACGTAACGCGACCGTGCGATTGTTATGTCCCCATGAAGCCTGCAACGGCACAAACGCATCTGGCAGGAAGCGACGATACGCATTCACATTCGGTGCCAGCAGCGCCATGGAAGCCGGCATCAAATCGATCATCCCGGCCAGCGCACGCTTCAACAGTGGTGAATCGCTACCATCATCCAGCGAGAAGGCGTTGTGATCGGCCGCGTCGAGCATACTGATATGTACGTGCATCCCGCTGCCCGCATACTCTTCGTAGGGCTTCGCCATGAACGTTGCGGTCATGCCATGATTTTCCGCTACCTGGCGCACCAGGCGTTTCAGCTGGATGGCGTGATCGCAGGCTTTGAGTACGTCACGCGTGTGATGCAGGTTGATTTCAAATTGTCCTGGTGAGGCTTCGGCCAGCGCACCATCCGCCGGAATGCCCTGCTGTTTTGCCAGGTCGTCAATATCGCGCAACACGTCGGCGAAGTGATCGAGGTTATCCACCGAATAGACCTGGCTTTGCATGTTGCGTTCATCACTACCCGGCGCGCAAGGCGGCTGGATATACCCTTCTGCATCACGCTTTTTATCGACCAGATAGAACTCCAGCTCTACCGCTACCACCGGAAATAATCCGCGATTGCGCAACTGTTGCCACAGCTGATTGAGGACATTTCGGGGTTCAACGTCAAAGGGAGTGCCATCTTGGTTGCACATGGTCAACAGCAGTTGTGCAACACGTTGGGGGTCAGCAGCGGAAGGCATTAAAGAACCCAGGACAGGAAAGCAGATATTGTCTGGCTCGCCGAGTGCCTGTCCCAGTCCGGCCTCTTCGACGGTGTTACCCAGAATATCCATGGCAAAGACCGAAGCCGGGAAGTAACAGCCCTTTTCCAGTTTTGCTAACGCTGAGACGGGAATGCGCTTACCGCGAAATACCCCATTCAGATCATTTAAAAGTATATCGACATACTGCGTTTCAGGATGGCGTTCCAGCCAGGTTTTCACCTCCAGCTGGAACGCGCTGGTTCGCTTCTCTTCACTATGTCGCGTGAAGTCTTCTACTTCCACGAGGTTCGTCATGATCCCACCCGCCCTTTACCGTTTGTCAGGTTTGCGCAATGCTCAAAATAACAGCCACCTATCTAACATAGCTCCAACACAAAAAGTGTGCAAATGTAACAAATCTGTTTGAAGATTAGCCAGGCGGTTGCTAGATTGACAATATATTGCACACTTTTACGTCAGGTGCGCATTATCGGCGAAAATATTGAACAGCGACGCGGAGACGTAATGGGCATTATTTTTGACAAACCCTTGATTGGCGTAGTGATGTGCCAGAACAACATTGGCAGCCATCCGGGTCAGACCGTCCATAACAAGTATCTTGATGCCATCGTGCTCGCTGATGGCCTGCCCCTCCCTTTGCCACATCAACTGATGCAAGCCCCTCATCTATTAGAAAACAGTATGACGCTGCTGGATGGTATTTTGCTCACCGGCAGCCCGAGCAATATTGAACCCTGGCATTATGGTGAGGCAGGGGTGGAATCCCATGCCGACCCGGCGCGCGATCGTCTTGCTTTTGGTCTTATCACCCACGCGATGGGTAAAAAGATGCCAATACTGGGTATATGTCGCGGTTTGCAGGAACTGGTGGTGGCTAACGGCGGTGCGCTGCATCGCTACCTGCACCTGACGCATCAATTCCAGGAACATCGTGAAGATGATTCGCTACCACTGGAGCAGCAGTACGCCCCGGTACATGAGGTAAAACCGGAAGCGGATGGCCTGCTGAGCCAGTTGCTCGGTAGCGCTGACGCTTTTGCGGTGAATTCGCTCCATCAACAGGGGATACGCGAACCCGGTCCCCAGGTGCGCATCGAGGCGCGCGCGGCCGATGGCCTGATAGAAGCGGTGAGTTTACGTCAGCACCCGTTTGCCCTGGCAGTGCAGTGGCATCCGGAGTGGCATTCGACCGACGATCCGGTTTCGCGCCGGTTGTTCGAAGCATTTATTCATGCTGCTGCTCGTTATCACAAGGAAAAACGACCATGAACGACGCCACTCTGGCGCCCGGACGACGTTTATCACAACTCCGGCAGGAGCTGGGATTGTCTCAGCGCCGCGTTGCCGAATTATCCGGTTTAACTCACAGCGCTATTAGCACCATCGAGCAGGATAAAGTCAGCCCGGCGGTGAGTACCTTACAAAAACTGCTCAAGGTCTATGGGTTGTCACTGTCGGAGTTTTTCTCCGAACCCAAACAGGATAATACCCCACGGGTGATTATCCGCCCTGACGATCGTGTCGAGATCGGTAGCCTCGGGGTGTCGTTGCAGTTGATTGATAACGGTGTACCGCAGCGCGCACTG
This genomic stretch from Pantoea cypripedii harbors:
- the puuR gene encoding HTH-type transcriptional regulator PuuR, whose amino-acid sequence is MNDATLAPGRRLSQLRQELGLSQRRVAELSGLTHSAISTIEQDKVSPAVSTLQKLLKVYGLSLSEFFSEPKQDNTPRVIIRPDDRVEIGSLGVSLQLIDNGVPQRALAMLLENYAPGSSTGEKLRHPGEETGTVLEGEITLVVNGQSYHLYAGESYVIDTGLPHSFTNMSDQPCRIVSAHSPANF
- the puuD gene encoding gamma-glutamyl-gamma-aminobutyrate hydrolase; its protein translation is MGIIFDKPLIGVVMCQNNIGSHPGQTVHNKYLDAIVLADGLPLPLPHQLMQAPHLLENSMTLLDGILLTGSPSNIEPWHYGEAGVESHADPARDRLAFGLITHAMGKKMPILGICRGLQELVVANGGALHRYLHLTHQFQEHREDDSLPLEQQYAPVHEVKPEADGLLSQLLGSADAFAVNSLHQQGIREPGPQVRIEARAADGLIEAVSLRQHPFALAVQWHPEWHSTDDPVSRRLFEAFIHAAARYHKEKRP
- a CDS encoding glutamine synthetase family protein, with product MMTNLVEVEDFTRHSEEKRTSAFQLEVKTWLERHPETQYVDILLNDLNGVFRGKRIPVSALAKLEKGCYFPASVFAMDILGNTVEEAGLGQALGEPDNICFPVLGSLMPSAADPQRVAQLLLTMCNQDGTPFDVEPRNVLNQLWQQLRNRGLFPVVAVELEFYLVDKKRDAEGYIQPPCAPGSDERNMQSQVYSVDNLDHFADVLRDIDDLAKQQGIPADGALAEASPGQFEINLHHTRDVLKACDHAIQLKRLVRQVAENHGMTATFMAKPYEEYAGSGMHVHISMLDAADHNAFSLDDGSDSPLLKRALAGMIDLMPASMALLAPNVNAYRRFLPDAFVPLQASWGHNNRTVALRIPCGDVENHRVEYRVAGADANPYLVVSTILAGILHGLDNPLPLPHPVKGNGHEAEGLALPIRQSDALYEFENSYPLQKILGERFSAVWHSCKQYELMQFERLITATEIDWMLKNA